A single window of Calditerrivibrio sp. DNA harbors:
- a CDS encoding bacteriohemerythrin, with translation MKRIAFEKVLMIFLITNGLLAIVFSGYDIYLLNELKNADKNLLESIVSKLYFVNVLIILLVPIGLLITFFVVYKTFYAKMNSINEKLMKIAKGDFSLRIDDSPGLLGRLIFYINEVLEKSGHALKTTKQNIVALNNAADELKKSQTFVVKELKVIEDNSQSVSSAAEELTATSENIVESCKHTLDNTIELSKVVEDGMNNTHTLKETISEIANAIISLNKNITDFIKKYEQIEKFTITINDIADQTNLLALNAAIEAARAGESGRGFAVVADEVRKLSLKTTDSTKEIKTVISGLNLEMKNIGKIIGESVKKIDVGVEATDTTIASFGHINENIKNIVSLMDGVLKSMEEESMAVADISKSVVNISEKLGGLLHSSQEFIKAGDTLKSISQELDHELKEFNIGKVDELITWSSKIETGIKKFDDQHKELVRLLNKFYRAINEGRSKAVLGEILKELANYTVYHFQSEEDAFKRFNFPDKDEHIRIHKDLVNQVVKVIKDFEAGKDVVSVNLLQFLKDWVVKHIMGDDMKYGKYFKQIGAKIN, from the coding sequence AATGTCTTAATCATTTTGTTGGTTCCAATTGGTTTGTTGATAACATTTTTTGTGGTTTATAAAACATTTTATGCAAAAATGAATTCCATAAATGAAAAGCTAATGAAGATTGCTAAGGGTGATTTCTCTTTGAGGATTGATGATTCTCCAGGATTGTTGGGGAGATTGATCTTTTATATTAATGAAGTGTTGGAAAAATCTGGACATGCCTTGAAGACAACAAAACAAAATATCGTTGCTTTAAACAATGCTGCAGATGAGCTAAAAAAATCACAGACTTTTGTTGTAAAGGAATTAAAGGTTATCGAAGATAATTCCCAGAGTGTTTCTTCTGCTGCTGAGGAGCTTACAGCTACCAGTGAGAATATTGTTGAGAGTTGTAAACATACACTTGATAACACTATAGAGCTTTCTAAGGTAGTCGAAGATGGAATGAATAATACTCATACACTTAAGGAGACAATTAGTGAGATTGCCAATGCCATTATCTCCCTTAATAAGAATATTACGGATTTTATAAAAAAATATGAACAGATAGAAAAATTTACTATAACTATAAATGATATTGCTGATCAAACAAACCTTTTGGCTCTTAATGCTGCAATAGAGGCTGCACGAGCTGGAGAATCTGGTAGGGGGTTTGCAGTAGTTGCTGATGAGGTTAGAAAGCTTTCTTTAAAGACCACTGATTCTACTAAAGAAATAAAAACAGTCATATCCGGGTTAAATCTCGAGATGAAAAATATTGGTAAAATAATTGGGGAAAGTGTAAAAAAAATAGATGTGGGAGTAGAGGCAACGGATACCACCATTGCCAGTTTTGGACATATAAATGAAAATATAAAGAATATAGTTAGTCTCATGGATGGGGTTTTAAAATCGATGGAAGAAGAAAGTATGGCTGTTGCTGATATCTCTAAAAGTGTTGTAAATATTTCTGAAAAACTGGGAGGATTACTGCATTCTTCCCAAGAATTTATAAAAGCTGGAGACACGCTTAAATCGATTTCTCAGGAGTTGGATCATGAGCTTAAAGAGTTTAACATTGGAAAGGTTGATGAGTTGATAACGTGGAGTTCTAAGATTGAAACAGGGATTAAAAAGTTTGATGATCAACACAAGGAGTTGGTAAGATTATTAAATAAGTTTTATAGGGCAATAAATGAGGGTAGAAGCAAAGCTGTTTTAGGTGAAATTCTTAAAGAACTTGCTAATTATACTGTCTATCATTTCCAATCTGAAGAGGATGCTTTTAAAAGGTTTAACTTTCCGGATAAAGATGAACATATAAGGATCCACAAGGATCTTGTCAATCAGGTTGTTAAAGTGATTAAGGATTTTGAAGCTGGTAAAGATGTGGTTAGTGTTAATCTGTTACAGTTTCTTAAAGACTGGGTTGTAAAACATATAATGGGCGATGATATGAAGTATGGAAAATATTTTAAACAGATAGGAGCTAAAATAAATTAA
- a CDS encoding late competence development ComFB family protein, whose product MVKINQYDIEQLKNVNEKRVWDLLADYIDMDETFCTCSICILDVAAIVLNSIPPHYQTYEESIEEAKKKVTDELIIEKIKLAIERVKKYPHHL is encoded by the coding sequence ATGGTAAAAATCAATCAATATGATATAGAACAACTAAAAAATGTCAACGAAAAAAGAGTCTGGGATCTGCTGGCAGATTACATCGACATGGATGAAACTTTCTGCACATGCAGTATCTGTATCCTCGATGTAGCAGCCATAGTGTTAAATTCGATTCCACCCCATTATCAGACCTATGAAGAGTCAATTGAAGAAGCGAAAAAGAAAGTAACAGACGAACTTATCATCGAAAAGATAAAGTTAGCAATCGAAAGAGTCAAAAAGTACCCCCACCATTTATGA
- a CDS encoding NAD(P)-dependent glycerol-3-phosphate dehydrogenase: protein MQEKIAVIGGGSWGTALANLLVDNGHEVVLFVREIEIVDSINNKNINSIFFPEIKLNRNLKAMHFDNFDDSYNNIVWVVPTQFTRGSIKRFDHGLKGKNIIIATKGIEIGTGKLVVDIFRENIDARLSILSGPSFAREVILKKPTAVSVASMYEDDAFFWQKSFSNKYFRVYRSKDLKGLELGGALKNVIAIAVGISDGLSFGNNARAGLITRGLAEITRMGLKMGAMLETFMGLSGMGDLVLTCTGDLSRNRQVGLEIASGKTIAEIQGHMKMVAEGVSTAKAAYDLSRELDVDMPIVTEVYRIIYEGKDPKESVIDLMNRPLKEESVS from the coding sequence ATGCAAGAGAAAATAGCAGTTATAGGAGGTGGTTCGTGGGGTACGGCTTTAGCCAATTTGTTAGTGGACAATGGTCATGAGGTTGTGTTGTTTGTGCGTGAGATTGAGATCGTTGATTCGATAAATAATAAGAATATCAATTCAATCTTTTTCCCAGAAATAAAATTGAATAGAAACTTAAAAGCAATGCATTTTGATAATTTCGATGATTCCTACAATAATATTGTTTGGGTAGTTCCAACACAATTTACAAGAGGGAGTATAAAAAGATTTGACCATGGTCTTAAGGGTAAAAATATTATTATTGCTACAAAGGGGATTGAGATCGGAACAGGGAAATTGGTGGTGGATATTTTTAGAGAGAATATTGATGCAAGGTTATCAATATTATCAGGTCCCTCCTTTGCAAGAGAGGTTATCTTAAAGAAGCCTACAGCTGTCAGTGTTGCCTCCATGTACGAGGATGATGCCTTTTTTTGGCAAAAATCTTTTTCCAACAAGTACTTCAGAGTGTATCGCTCTAAGGATCTAAAGGGTTTGGAGCTTGGTGGTGCTTTAAAGAATGTAATAGCAATTGCAGTTGGGATTTCGGATGGTCTTTCCTTTGGTAATAATGCAAGAGCTGGGTTAATTACAAGGGGGCTTGCTGAAATTACGAGAATGGGGCTAAAAATGGGAGCTATGCTTGAAACTTTTATGGGTTTGAGCGGTATGGGGGATTTGGTTTTAACATGTACTGGTGACCTTAGCAGGAATAGGCAGGTGGGGCTTGAAATAGCTTCGGGCAAGACTATTGCAGAGATTCAGGGACATATGAAAATGGTAGCTGAAGGGGTATCTACAGCAAAGGCAGCTTACGATCTGTCAAGGGAGTTGGATGTAGATATGCCTATTGTCACTGAGGTGTATAGGATTATCTATGAGGGTAAAGATCCGAAGGAATCTGTTATAGATCTTATGAATAGACCTTTAAAGGAGGAGAGTGTTTCTTAA
- a CDS encoding zinc ribbon domain-containing protein produces MPIYEYKCSKCEHIFELLEPTFSDTAEKKCVKCGSSAERIMSLTSFHLKGSGWYKTDYASKNNCSAKESSTSCSNCPASNVEN; encoded by the coding sequence ATGCCCATTTATGAATACAAATGTTCAAAATGTGAGCATATCTTTGAGTTATTAGAGCCAACCTTCAGCGACACTGCTGAAAAAAAATGTGTAAAATGTGGCTCTTCTGCTGAAAGGATAATGTCACTTACAAGCTTTCATCTCAAAGGTAGTGGCTGGTATAAGACAGATTACGCATCAAAAAATAACTGTAGTGCAAAGGAATCTTCTACATCTTGCAGCAATTGTCCTGCCTCAAACGTAGAAAACTAA
- a CDS encoding branched-chain amino acid aminotransferase yields MEISYCLKARSKRRLEPFKPEQPLPFGQLRTDHMFMMDFDGHEWYNIKICPYSDINIAPGAIVLHYGQAYFEGAKAFMHPDGEIYTFRLDKNAERANFSAEVLCMPQVDVEFQIKAIHALIDVDRNWFPIQEGASLYIRPFMFGTSDSLGVHPSESYRYMVILSPSGPYYPTGFTKPIRLLITQKFHRAVSGGTGAAKAAGNYAASLRAGQFAKKFGASQVLYLDASNRYLEEAGAMNHFHITKDGTVYIPEFTDTILKSITSMSMIELLPTLGFKVVQKKISLEEFIDGIKSGEIVEAGGFGTAAVVSPVGEYVFEDGTVLKVGTGEIGEMTKKIYKTYTDIQYGRQKAPEGWLRKVERVFKG; encoded by the coding sequence ATGGAGATATCCTATTGTTTAAAAGCAAGATCAAAAAGAAGATTAGAGCCATTCAAACCCGAACAGCCATTACCTTTTGGTCAGCTGAGGACTGATCATATGTTTATGATGGATTTTGATGGTCATGAATGGTACAATATAAAAATTTGCCCTTATTCAGATATAAATATCGCTCCAGGAGCAATTGTTCTACATTACGGTCAAGCGTATTTTGAAGGTGCAAAGGCTTTTATGCATCCTGATGGGGAAATCTATACCTTTAGGTTGGACAAAAATGCCGAAAGAGCTAATTTCTCGGCCGAAGTTTTATGTATGCCACAGGTGGATGTGGAATTTCAGATAAAAGCTATACACGCTTTGATAGATGTCGATAGAAATTGGTTTCCAATACAAGAGGGTGCTTCTTTGTACATAAGACCTTTCATGTTTGGTACCTCCGATTCTCTGGGGGTTCATCCTAGTGAGAGCTATAGGTATATGGTAATTTTATCTCCAAGTGGCCCATACTACCCAACAGGTTTTACAAAGCCCATTAGATTACTTATTACTCAGAAATTTCACAGGGCGGTTTCAGGGGGTACTGGTGCTGCCAAGGCAGCCGGTAATTATGCAGCTTCTTTAAGAGCAGGTCAGTTTGCAAAAAAATTTGGTGCCAGTCAGGTCTTATATCTTGATGCTTCAAACAGATATTTGGAAGAAGCTGGTGCTATGAACCATTTTCATATTACAAAGGATGGTACAGTATATATACCTGAGTTTACTGATACTATATTGAAGTCTATTACATCTATGAGTATGATAGAGTTGCTGCCCACTTTGGGGTTTAAAGTTGTTCAGAAAAAGATAAGTCTTGAAGAGTTTATTGATGGTATAAAATCTGGAGAAATTGTAGAGGCAGGTGGGTTTGGTACTGCTGCAGTTGTTTCACCTGTAGGTGAGTATGTATTTGAAGATGGAACTGTTTTAAAGGTGGGAACAGGCGAGATAGGGGAGATGACTAAAAAGATATATAAAACATACACGGATATACAATATGGTAGACAAAAAGCTCCAGAAGGCTGGTTAAGAAAGGTTGAAAGGGTTTTTAAAGGTTGA
- a CDS encoding DUF4405 domain-containing protein: MFRKTISFLAFWSFLALSITGIVLFIIPQGRIAYWADLHILGLDKTQWGNLHITFSALFLITGSLHIYLNWKALLYYLKNKAQMITFATPPFLSATVIFLLFFIGTYYEVSPFKDLIKLGDTIKESWKDKVGEPPYPHAELSKIGQLAKKEGMEKEIIIQILKDNNIIFNENDNLLTIARKNNTTPSKLFEFIESKYTEYETKK; encoded by the coding sequence ATGTTTAGAAAAACTATATCATTTTTAGCTTTTTGGTCGTTCTTAGCTTTATCTATTACAGGGATAGTTCTGTTTATAATCCCCCAAGGAAGAATAGCATATTGGGCAGACCTACACATTCTTGGGCTTGACAAAACCCAATGGGGCAACCTTCACATAACTTTTTCAGCCCTTTTTCTCATCACAGGCTCTCTTCATATCTATCTAAACTGGAAAGCACTTTTATATTATTTAAAAAATAAGGCCCAAATGATCACATTTGCCACTCCACCATTTCTCTCCGCTACGGTCATTTTTCTGCTGTTTTTTATTGGGACTTATTATGAAGTATCACCTTTTAAAGATCTTATAAAATTAGGGGACACCATTAAAGAAAGCTGGAAAGATAAAGTAGGTGAACCACCATATCCCCATGCAGAGCTTTCTAAAATAGGGCAACTAGCAAAAAAAGAAGGGATGGAAAAAGAGATAATCATTCAGATTTTAAAAGATAATAACATAATATTTAATGAAAATGATAATCTCCTAACAATAGCAAGAAAAAATAACACCACCCCATCCAAACTATTTGAATTCATAGAATCAAAGTATACTGAATACGAAACTAAAAAATAA
- a CDS encoding rubrerythrin family protein, which translates to MSETKTNLKEAFSGESQAFQKYSAFAKKAEKEGFKNVAKLFRTTAEAERIHAEGHLNALDMVGSTAENLKAAIEGETYEYKEMYPPMLDKANSEGHKAKVMFNFALKAEEVHAKLYQKALEAVESGKDIEATDFYLCPVCGYIEFDSAPAKCPICGVSGDKFTKVA; encoded by the coding sequence ATGTCTGAAACAAAAACCAATTTAAAGGAAGCATTCTCTGGCGAAAGTCAAGCGTTTCAAAAATACTCTGCATTTGCTAAAAAGGCTGAAAAAGAAGGGTTTAAAAATGTTGCGAAACTTTTTAGAACTACTGCTGAAGCAGAAAGAATTCATGCAGAGGGTCATCTCAATGCGTTGGATATGGTGGGCTCCACAGCAGAAAATCTAAAAGCAGCTATCGAAGGGGAAACATATGAATATAAAGAGATGTACCCACCAATGCTGGATAAAGCAAACAGTGAAGGTCACAAAGCAAAAGTGATGTTTAATTTTGCCCTAAAAGCTGAAGAGGTACATGCTAAATTATACCAGAAAGCATTAGAAGCTGTAGAATCAGGTAAAGATATCGAAGCCACAGACTTTTATCTCTGTCCTGTTTGTGGTTATATAGAGTTTGATTCTGCTCCAGCCAAATGCCCGATCTGCGGAGTTTCTGGAGATAAATTTACCAAAGTTGCTTAG
- a CDS encoding cysteine hydrolase, whose translation MKKIFLFLGIFLLISILSYAADIIEEWDWVVPPQTPSLQKFVVDNETALLILDIEELTCNKERRPRCLDTVPIISNLLKKARDNNIFVAYSLTPNGKPDTILKEVSPLGTEPVVNSTVNKFLNTNLDNILKAKGIKKLIITGTAANGAVLFTATEASQRGYKIIVPVDCLSADLFAEQAVVHTLINGPGTRNNIILTRSTLIEYKQ comes from the coding sequence ATGAAAAAGATATTTTTGTTTTTGGGAATATTTCTTTTAATTTCAATATTATCTTATGCTGCAGATATTATTGAAGAGTGGGATTGGGTTGTACCACCTCAGACACCAAGTTTACAGAAGTTTGTGGTAGATAATGAAACTGCTCTTTTAATACTCGATATCGAAGAACTCACCTGTAACAAAGAAAGAAGACCAAGATGTCTGGATACCGTTCCCATCATCTCTAACCTACTCAAGAAAGCAAGAGATAACAATATCTTTGTTGCATACTCTCTCACCCCTAATGGTAAACCAGATACCATACTCAAAGAGGTTTCCCCCCTCGGCACAGAACCGGTAGTAAACTCAACAGTAAACAAGTTTTTAAATACAAATCTTGATAATATCCTAAAAGCAAAGGGGATAAAAAAGCTTATCATAACAGGTACAGCTGCAAACGGTGCAGTTTTATTCACAGCCACTGAAGCCTCTCAAAGAGGCTATAAAATCATAGTTCCTGTGGATTGTTTGTCTGCAGACCTCTTCGCTGAACAGGCTGTGGTACACACACTGATTAATGGACCTGGAACTAGAAACAACATAATACTCACAAGAAGTACACTAATAGAGTATAAACAATAA
- a CDS encoding glycosyltransferase, with protein MQKDIFFSVVIPVYNRVSLLKNTLESVFLQTYKHYEIIVIDDGSNIDLAYYLKPYLYRIRYIKYNKNRGVSYARNVGINNAKYEYIAFLDSDDIWLPNKLSLQASYLTKTGYLVCHTDEYWYKKDRFINPKEKHQRYGGHIFKYILDFCRISPSSAVIHKTVFNKVGLFDETLPICEDYDMWLRIANKFEIGYLPIKTIIKITHTEPQLSLTTPHIEYYRLISLCKILKKYIIPNSLKKHAIIELERKFDIVKNGIKSS; from the coding sequence ATGCAGAAAGATATATTCTTTTCTGTGGTAATCCCTGTTTATAACAGAGTATCCCTGTTAAAAAACACATTAGAATCTGTTTTTTTACAAACGTATAAACACTATGAAATTATCGTAATTGATGATGGATCAAATATCGATCTTGCCTATTACTTAAAACCATACTTATACCGTATAAGATATATAAAATATAATAAAAATAGAGGTGTTAGCTATGCAAGAAATGTAGGTATAAACAATGCTAAATATGAGTATATCGCATTTTTAGACTCCGATGATATCTGGCTACCTAATAAACTATCATTACAAGCATCATACCTAACAAAAACTGGGTATTTAGTATGCCATACAGATGAATACTGGTACAAAAAAGATAGATTTATCAACCCAAAGGAAAAACATCAAAGGTATGGTGGACATATCTTTAAATATATTTTAGATTTCTGTAGAATAAGTCCCTCTTCAGCTGTCATCCATAAAACTGTTTTCAACAAAGTGGGGCTATTTGATGAAACCTTGCCTATATGCGAAGATTATGATATGTGGCTTAGGATTGCAAACAAATTCGAAATAGGCTATCTCCCTATTAAAACTATCATTAAAATTACTCATACTGAGCCCCAACTCAGTCTTACCACACCCCATATTGAGTATTATCGGCTTATCTCACTATGTAAGATATTAAAAAAATACATTATACCCAATTCTCTAAAAAAACATGCTATAATTGAATTAGAAAGAAAATTCGATATAGTAAAAAATGGTATAAAAAGTTCTTGA
- a CDS encoding Lrp/AsnC family transcriptional regulator, with protein sequence MANMIDDVDRKLLNLLINNARISYADMAKEVDLSSPSVIDRVKKLENAGIIKSYSANVNYKAIGYDILAFIGISLDSAQSISDFEKNISTFDDDIIECHHVTGDFTMIAKVITKNTDSLSNLIKKIRNIKGVQKTNTILVFSTIMDRKKPIQ encoded by the coding sequence ATGGCTAATATGATCGATGATGTAGATCGAAAATTACTCAACTTATTGATTAACAACGCAAGGATCTCTTATGCAGATATGGCAAAGGAGGTAGACCTCTCATCACCTTCCGTAATAGATAGAGTAAAAAAGTTAGAAAATGCAGGGATCATTAAAAGTTATTCAGCTAATGTCAATTATAAAGCAATTGGATACGATATTCTTGCTTTCATAGGGATCTCCCTAGATAGTGCCCAAAGTATTTCAGATTTTGAAAAAAATATATCAACTTTTGATGATGATATTATAGAATGCCATCATGTAACTGGTGATTTCACCATGATAGCAAAGGTGATTACAAAAAACACAGACTCCCTATCAAACCTTATAAAAAAGATTAGAAATATAAAAGGTGTTCAAAAAACCAACACAATTTTAGTCTTTTCCACCATAATGGACAGAAAAAAACCGATTCAGTAG
- a CDS encoding endonuclease III, producing MEEIDKIFHILEVSYRNFNTPSVSQISQFIQNNPYAVLISTIISLRTKDAVTLEASKKILSKAKTPYEMVKLSKEEIEQCIYPAGFYRKKSDLIINISRHLIEKYNGTVPDSLEELLSIKGVGRKTANLVLVEGYGIPAICVDTHVHRIMNRMGFVNTRSPQKTEEELRKKLPKKYWIKWNEYLVAYGQNICKPILPICSSCKLDPFCAKKDVTKRR from the coding sequence TTGGAAGAAATAGATAAGATCTTTCATATATTAGAGGTATCTTATAGAAATTTTAATACCCCATCTGTATCCCAAATATCTCAATTCATCCAAAACAATCCCTATGCAGTTTTAATAAGCACTATAATCTCCCTGAGAACAAAAGATGCTGTAACCTTAGAAGCATCAAAGAAAATCTTATCTAAAGCCAAAACACCCTACGAGATGGTAAAACTTTCAAAAGAAGAGATAGAACAATGCATCTATCCTGCTGGTTTTTATAGAAAAAAGAGTGATTTAATTATAAATATCTCCCGTCATCTGATAGAAAAATATAACGGTACTGTCCCAGATAGCTTAGAAGAATTACTTTCGATCAAAGGGGTTGGCAGAAAAACTGCAAACTTAGTCTTAGTGGAAGGATACGGGATCCCAGCCATATGTGTGGATACCCATGTTCACAGAATCATGAACAGAATGGGCTTTGTGAATACCAGATCCCCCCAAAAAACAGAAGAGGAACTAAGAAAAAAATTACCTAAAAAATACTGGATTAAATGGAACGAGTATCTCGTTGCCTATGGACAGAATATATGCAAACCTATCTTACCCATTTGTTCTTCTTGCAAACTCGACCCTTTTTGTGCTAAAAAAGATGTAACCAAAAGGAGGTAG
- a CDS encoding cysteine desulfurase, with the protein MSIYFDNSATTKIDPKVFEAMTPYFKEKFANPSSIHVEGRLIREDVEKAREVVAKTISALPEEIIFCGSGTESDNIAIKGIALGLQNKGKHIITSNIEHKAVLESCKYLEKLGFEITYLPVRNNGIIDLDDFKNALRKDTILVSIMLANNEIGTIQPIKEIGHLSTKYGFIFHTDAVQAVGKMNVDVSELGVHLLSFSGHKIYAPKGIGVLYIDKELKNIIEPIIHGGHQEDGIRSGTENVPYIIGIAKACEIIQQNLEKDIDYITSIRNRFEEKVLNEIPDVYVNGDTKNRVCSISNITFKHIEAEALMVYASEVCCSTGSACSSGGMDASHVLKAINVDPVDIHGAIRFSFGRFNTIEEVDKAVEILKVSTQKLREMSPLYRK; encoded by the coding sequence ATGTCCATATACTTCGATAATAGTGCAACAACAAAAATAGATCCTAAAGTATTTGAAGCAATGACCCCATATTTTAAAGAAAAGTTTGCAAATCCTTCGAGCATCCACGTTGAAGGAAGATTAATAAGGGAAGATGTGGAAAAAGCAAGAGAAGTAGTGGCTAAAACCATCAGTGCCTTACCTGAAGAGATAATTTTTTGTGGAAGTGGAACAGAATCTGACAACATCGCCATAAAAGGGATAGCCTTAGGTTTACAGAACAAGGGCAAACATATCATCACATCCAATATTGAACACAAAGCAGTACTCGAATCCTGTAAATATCTCGAAAAACTTGGATTTGAAATTACCTACCTGCCAGTGAGAAACAATGGTATCATAGACTTAGATGATTTCAAAAATGCCCTACGAAAAGATACGATACTCGTATCTATAATGCTTGCTAACAACGAAATAGGCACAATCCAGCCTATCAAAGAGATAGGCCACCTCTCAACCAAATATGGTTTTATCTTTCATACTGATGCTGTTCAAGCTGTTGGGAAAATGAATGTGGATGTGTCTGAATTAGGGGTCCACCTTTTGAGTTTCTCTGGCCATAAAATCTATGCCCCCAAAGGTATCGGAGTACTCTATATAGATAAGGAGTTGAAAAACATAATAGAGCCTATTATTCATGGAGGCCATCAAGAAGATGGCATAAGATCAGGTACAGAAAATGTCCCTTACATAATTGGAATAGCAAAAGCATGCGAAATTATACAACAGAATTTAGAAAAGGATATCGACTATATAACCTCCATAAGAAACAGATTTGAAGAAAAAGTTCTCAACGAAATACCTGATGTTTATGTAAACGGTGACACAAAAAACAGAGTTTGCAGCATCTCAAATATCACATTCAAACATATCGAAGCTGAAGCCCTTATGGTTTATGCTTCTGAGGTTTGCTGCTCTACAGGGTCAGCATGTTCCTCTGGTGGCATGGATGCTTCCCATGTATTAAAAGCTATAAACGTTGACCCAGTGGATATCCATGGAGCCATAAGGTTTAGTTTTGGTAGATTCAATACAATAGAAGAGGTAGATAAAGCTGTAGAAATATTAAAGGTCAGTACCCAGAAGTTAAGGGAGATGTCCCCCCTTTATAGAAAATAG
- a CDS encoding RrF2 family transcriptional regulator: MKVTTKSRYAVRAIFAMIALGADKEPVSIKKIADFEGISIKYLEQLFTKLRRNKIVKSVRGTLGGYMFAKPLDQINLKDIIYAMDGPIKPVDCIDTSGCEKSSICAVNWVWFGLKKDIDTYLERITLQKMKNIHFGA, encoded by the coding sequence ATGAAAGTCACAACTAAGAGTAGGTATGCCGTAAGAGCTATTTTTGCCATGATAGCCTTAGGAGCTGATAAAGAACCTGTTTCCATAAAGAAAATTGCTGATTTCGAAGGTATCTCTATAAAATACCTTGAACAGCTTTTTACTAAACTTAGAAGAAATAAGATAGTAAAATCTGTCAGAGGAACTTTAGGTGGGTACATGTTTGCAAAACCATTGGATCAGATAAATTTAAAGGATATCATATATGCCATGGATGGTCCAATAAAACCTGTAGATTGTATAGATACCTCCGGCTGTGAAAAATCCTCCATCTGCGCTGTAAACTGGGTTTGGTTTGGTCTTAAAAAAGATATTGACACTTATTTAGAAAGAATTACATTACAAAAGATGAAAAATATACATTTTGGAGCATAA
- the cysE gene encoding serine O-acetyltransferase, which yields MGLLKDIKEDINAIFERDPAARSTLEIIFCYPGFHARQFHRLAHWLWNKKLFFLARFVSHISRFLTGIEIHPGAKIGKRFFIDHGMGVVIGETAEIGDDVTIYHGVTLGGVSLNKGKRHPTIGNGVVIGSGAKVLGPFKVGDGAKIGSNSVVIKEVPENATVVGIPGRVVAESGKTSGFEHDKLPDPVAKAISCIIDRLVVLEKEVEELRKKEEK from the coding sequence ATGGGATTATTGAAAGATATAAAAGAGGATATCAATGCAATTTTTGAAAGAGATCCAGCAGCGAGGAGTACTTTAGAGATAATATTTTGTTACCCCGGGTTTCATGCAAGACAATTTCATCGTCTGGCTCACTGGCTTTGGAATAAAAAGCTGTTCTTTTTAGCAAGATTTGTATCCCATATCTCCCGTTTTCTTACAGGTATAGAAATACACCCGGGAGCTAAAATAGGTAAACGATTTTTCATAGATCATGGCATGGGTGTTGTAATCGGGGAAACAGCAGAAATAGGTGATGATGTCACCATATATCATGGTGTAACATTGGGTGGTGTATCCCTAAACAAAGGCAAAAGGCACCCAACCATAGGTAATGGTGTAGTAATAGGTTCTGGAGCAAAGGTTTTAGGACCTTTTAAGGTAGGTGATGGTGCTAAGATTGGTTCTAATTCTGTTGTTATCAAAGAGGTCCCAGAAAACGCAACCGTAGTAGGTATCCCTGGTAGAGTTGTAGCAGAATCTGGAAAAACCAGTGGTTTTGAACACGACAAGCTACCCGATCCAGTTGCTAAAGCCATATCATGTATTATAGATAGATTAGTAGTACTGGAAAAAGAGGTAGAAGAACTCCGAAAAAAGGAGGAAAAATGA
- a CDS encoding 4Fe-4S binding protein, which translates to MAHFITEACTNCGACEDECPVGAISEADSKRIIDADTCTDCGACVEVCPVDCIEAR; encoded by the coding sequence ATGGCACATTTTATAACTGAAGCCTGTACAAACTGTGGAGCTTGTGAAGATGAGTGCCCAGTAGGTGCTATCAGTGAAGCTGACAGCAAAAGGATAATTGATGCTGACACTTGCACTGACTGCGGAGCTTGTGTTGAAGTCTGTCCAGTAGACTGTATTGAAGCTCGCTAA